A window of the Fusarium fujikuroi IMI 58289 draft genome, chromosome FFUJ_chr09 genome harbors these coding sequences:
- a CDS encoding related to triacylglycerol lipase II precursor, with protein MRFVGNMFLIDAAWALLHPPQTTSVPLATVRNGTYAGVYNPQYDQDYFLGVPFAQPPVRFSIAQGLNTTWDGIRTAHEHPVHCYGYGYDQDGFDQSEDCLYLNIVRPAGLDNDGLPVAAWFHGGGLEMGGAADPRYNLSFIVEQSVALGKPVIGVGLNYRLSAFGFLVGKEAMKEGVTNLGFRDQRLALRWINENIASFGGDPKKVTIFGESSGAESVAAQVFAYNGRNDGLFRGAMGQSGFGAPLGRYPGGFNATEATQNTYDNLVSSVPSCEKLTGSESTLDCLRRAPIEEVDIALRSGTAQRWAPVLDGDFFADYTTNQLSSGQFLKIPILIGANTDEGTSFGFRGVDNDEDLRAGIKAMMIPNEVEETTGKIRDALVDELLELYPNDQSIGIPPLEIWPHIIQPGDGYAEDLGLQYRRVNAISGDFIMHYQRRRANEAWAKHGIPSYAYRFNIMPNGHRPQGGVGHFQEVAFVFHNINGDGYDTNPFGGNGTYPADAKAMSKTISTAWINFINGLDPNGDSGPELFNGNKWPIYEPSHGPNGKGVVFNINGTHIEVDNWRAGGIEWMAEHALTVFGN; from the exons ATGCGCTTCGTCGGTAATATGTTTCTTATCGACGCTGCCTGGGCCCTGTTACATCCACCACAGACAACGTCTGTTCCTCTCGCTACGGTTAGAAACGGCACATACGCTGGAGTATACAATCCTCAATATGACCAAGACTACTTCCTTGGTGTTCCATTTGCTCAG CCACCAGTACGTTTCTCCATAGCTCAAGGACTCAATACAACATGGGATGGTATCCGAACAGCACATGAACATCCGGTCCATTGCTATGGCTACGGATAtgatcaagatggcttcgACCAGTCTGAAGATTGTCTTTATCTAAATATTGTACGACCAGCAGGTCTTGACAATGATGGCCTTCCAGTCGCTGCTTGGTTTCATGGAGGAGGTCTAGAAATGGGTGGTGCTGCGGACCCGCGATACAACCTTTCCTTCATTGTTGAGCAGAGTGTTGCCCTGGGGAAACCAGTCATCGGTGTTGGTCTCAATTATCGCCTCTCAGCATTCGGGTTCCTGGTGGGTAAAGAAGCCATGAAAGAAGGAGTCACAAATCTCGGATTTCGTGATCAAAGACTGGCACTAAGATGGATCAACGAGAACATTGCATCATTTGGAGGCGATCCCAAAAAAGTGACCATCTTTGGGGAGAGCTCCGGGGCGGAAAGCGTCGCTGCTCAAGTATTTGCCTACAATG GACGCAACGATGGCCTTTTCAGGGGAGCCATGGGGCAATCTGGCTTCGGTGCACCCCTTGGCCGATATCCTGGTGGCTTCAATGCGACAGAAGCTACACAGAATACTTATGACAATTTGGTCAGCTCGGTCCCATCGTGTGAGAAACTGACCGGATCAGAATCGACTCTAGACTGCCTACGTAGAGCGCCCATAGAGGAGGTTGACATAGCATTGCGATCCGGCACTGCTCAGAGGTGGGCTCCTGTCTTGGATGGTGACTTCTTTGCGGATTATACCACGAACCAATTGTCCAGTGGAcagttcctcaagatcccAATTCTGATAGGAGCTAATACAGATGAAGGGACATCTTTTGGTTTTAGGGGCGTTGACAACGATGAAGATTTAAGAGCGGGGATCAAAGCCATGATGATTCCAAACGAAGTGGAGGAGACTACTGGAAAGATCCGAGATGCACTGGTCGATGAGCTACTGGAGCTCTATCCCAACGACCAAAGCATCGGCATCCCACCCTTGGAGATCTGGCCACACATTATTCAGCCAGGCGATGGTTACGCTGAGGATCTCGGACTTCAATATCGTAGAGTTAACGCAATATCCGGGGATTTTATCATGCACTACCAACGGCGTCGTGCCAACGAGGCTTGGGCAAAGCATGGCATACCCAGTTATGCATATCGCTTTAATATCATGCCAAACGGACACCGGCCGCAGGGTGGAGTGGGACATTTTCAAGAA GTCGCTTTTGTGTTCCATAACATCAATGGTGATGGATACGATACTAATCCATTTGGGGGTAATGGAACATACCCAGCGGATGCTAAAGCCATGTCCAAGACGATCAGCACTGCTTggatcaacttcatcaacggGCTTGACCCTAATGGAGATTCAGGGCCGGAACTATTCAATGGTAACAAGTGGCCTATCTATGAACCGTCTCATGGTCCCAATGGTAAGGGTGtggtcttcaacatcaatggAACGCATATTGAAGTGGATAATTGGAGAGCTGGAGGTATAGAGTGGATGGCGGAGCATGCTTTGACAGTTTTTGGAAACTAG
- a CDS encoding related to mitochondrial serine--tRNA ligase has protein sequence MNRTLSRLRCRALHPRLNPLLARSFADVKRPPSAPKPIVDIKHIRQHVELYQQTCVERNYRNQAQNPAKILELHARWQDLQRQGRALRERSNLLRRQLANPATSSDDEDLKEVRQLTREQIQEEARQLKQDLSAIEKGESQAVTQMEELALELPNLTHPDTPKGSDFEVMSYINDPPTFKESPEDKIWRSHVHIGSELGIFDFAGAATASGWGWYYLLGEAAQLEQALVQYALAVATRHGWTQVSPPSMVYSHIGAACGFQPRDLNGEQQVYTIAQSAEDAERGVPEMCLTGTSEIALAGMKANTTLDFEDLPLKRVAVSRCYRAEAGARGADTKGLYRVHEFTKVEMFAWTAPDEDIAQELFDEMLDLQTEILSSLGLYCRILSMPSHDLGASATRKIDMEAFFPSRRDNWGEVTSASMCTDYQTRRLGTRTRIDGKLAFPWTSNGTALAVPRVIAAILENGWDEEAKTVTIPECLRPWMDGKEKIGLGGRRSSVDRV, from the coding sequence ATGAACAGGACATTATCGCGTCTACGGTGTCGCGCTCTACACCCGAGGCTCAATCCACTGTTGGCTCGTAGTTTCGCAGATGTGAAGCGTCCTCCTTCAGCGCCAAAACCCATCGTCGATATCAAGCACATCAGACAACACGTAGAACTTTACCAGCAGACTTGCGTGGAGCGCAACTATCGCAACCAGGCGCAAAACCCAGCTAAAATTCTAGAACTTCACGCGAGATGGCAGGATCTTCAGCGGCAGGGTCGCGCATTGCGCGAGAGGTCGAATTTGTTGAGGAGACAGCTTGCGAATCCGGCGACgagcagcgatgatgaggatctcAAGGAAGTGCGCCAATTGACCCGTGAGCAGATCCAGGAGGAGGCGCGACAACTCAAACAGGATCTCTCGGCAATTGAAAAGGGAGAATCGCAGGCCGTTACGCAAATGGAGGAGTTGGCGCTCGAGTTACCTAATCTCACTCATCCTGATACACCAAAGGGAAGCGATTTTGAAGTTATGAGCTACATCAACGACCCACCCACTTTTAAGGAATCACCTGAGGATAAAATCTGGCGATCTCATGTTCACATCGGTTCCGAGCTTGGTatctttgactttgctgGCGCTGCTACTGCTTCCGGTTGGGGTTGGTATTATCTTCTTGGTGAGGCTGCTCAACTGGAGCAAGCCTTGGTTCAATATGCCCTCGCCGTTGCAACCCGTCATGGTTGGACACAAGTATCGCCCCCTAGCATGGTATATAGCCACATTGGGGCTGCCTGTGGATTCCAGCCTCGCGACCTGAACGGAGAGCAACAAGTCTACACTATCGCCCAGTCAGCCGAAGATGCTGAGCGGGGTGTTCCCGAGATGTGCCTTACTGGAACATCTGAGATCGCCCTTGCAGGAATGAAGGCCAACACTACCCTTGATTTCGAAGACCTACCTCTCAAGCGAGTTGCCGTCTCTCGCTGCTATCGCGCCGAAGCTGGAGCCCGTGGTGCTGACACCAAGGGTCTATACCGAGTACATGAGTTCACCAAGGTGGAAATGTTCGCATGGACAGCACCCGACGAGGATATCGCCCAGGAACTCTTTGACGAGATGCTTGACTTGCAGACCGAGATCCTGTCTTCACTTGGACTCTACTGCCGTATTCTCTCTATGCCTTCCCACGATCTCGGCGCCTCAGCCACCCGCAAGATCGACATGGAGGCTTTTTTCCCCAGCCGTCGCGACAACTGGGGTGAAGTCACATCAGCAAGTATGTGCACCGACTACCAAACCCGCCGCCTTGGCACACGAACACGCATTGATGGCAAGCTCGCCTTCCCCTGGACTTCCAATGGTACTGCCCTGGCTGTCCCTCGTGTGATAGCAGCTATTTTGGAGAATGGATGGGATGAAGAGGCCAAGACTGTCACAATTCCCGAGTGCTTGCGGCcatggatggatggcaaAGAAAAAATTGGTCTTGGGGGACGTCGTTCGAGCGTGGATCGCGTGTAA
- a CDS encoding probable serine/threonine protein kinase NRC-2 codes for MPSQKTSNGPGQVSHRLRNFFRMNTGGSTGSASSDKEKEREKEKGSVATTPDPSKSRHTKFFSNTVGRLRAHTVASEGNQLEEAMSPTAHANPYFAHQGQPGLRHHNSDSVPPSPPDTPSLKVQGPDGAPANDQTTSETKEELARRLRRVASAPNAQGLFSKNDPNNERPATAELGKDPLLTSSGALGLIETAKALEAEDKAKHANSDDVLAALPAPNLGMAFRRTYSSNSIKVRNVEVSPSSFDKIKLIGKGDVGKVYLVREKKSSRLYAMKILSKKEMIKRNKIKRALAEQEILATSNHPFIVTLYHSFQSEDYLYLCMEYCSGGEFFRALQTRPGKCIPEEDARFYAAEVTAALEYLHLMGFIYRDLKPENILLHQSGHIMLSDFDLSKQSDPGGKPTMIVGKNGARTDALPTIDTRSCIANFRTNSFVGTEEYIAPEVIKGSGHTSAVDWWTLGILIYEMLYGTTPFKGKNRNATFANILREDIPFPDHTGAPQISNLCKSLIRKLLIKDENRRLGARAGASDIKAHPFFRTTQWALIRHQKPPIVPHAGRGVDTVNFRNVKESESVDLSGSRAMNLKGVPLDSGLATPGGEIADPFLEFNSVTLHHDGDDDHHR; via the exons ATGCCGTCTCAAAAAACCTCCAATGGCCCCGGCCAGGTGAGCCATCGCCTGCGCAATTTCTTCCGCATGAACACTGGAGGTAGCACCGGCAGTGCTTCTAGCgataaggagaaggagagggagaaagagaagggcTCGGTCGCCACCACTCCCGATCCCTCAAAATCCCGTCATACCAAGTTCTTTAGTAATACCGTCGGCCGTCTGCGCGCGCATACCGTCGCTAGTGAGGGTAACCAGCTGGAGGAAGCCATGAGTCCTACGGCACATGCGAACCCTTATTTCGCCCATCAAGGCCAACCAGGATTGCGTCACCACAATTCCGACTCTGTTCCCCCAAGCCCTCCCGATACACCGAGTCTCAAGGTCCAAGGCCCCGATGGTGCCCCTGCGAACGATCAAACTACCAGCGAAACCAAAGAGGAACTCGCCCGGAGACTTAGAAGAGTCGCCAGTGCACCCAATGCCCAGGGCCTGTTCTCCAAAAACGATCCCAACAATGAGCGTCCCGCAACTGCCGAGCTTGGCAAGGATCCTCTCCTCACAAGTTCAGGCGCATTGGGTCTTATAGAAACGGCAAAGGCTCTTGAGGCCGAGGACAAGGCCAAACACGCCAATTCTGACGATGTTCTTGCTGCTCTTCCTGCCCCTAATCTGGGTATGGCTTTCCGCCGCACCTATAGTTCCAATTCTATCAAGGTTCGAAACGTTGAAGTTAGCCCGTCcagctttgacaagatcaagcttATTGGAAAGGGAGATGTCGGAAAGGTGTATCTTgtgagggagaagaagagcagcagGCTTTATGCCATGAAGA TACTAAGCAAGAAGGAAATGATCAAGCGCAACAAGATTAAGCGAGCTTTGGCAGAGCAGGAAATTCTTGCGACAAGTAACCATCCGTTCATTGTCACATTATACCACTCTTTCCAGTCAGAAGACTACCTATACCTGTGTATGGAGTACTGTAGTGGTGGCGAGTTCTTCCGCGCTCTGCAAACCCGACCTGGAAAATGCATtcctgaagaagatgctcgGTTCTATGCCGCCGAGGTGACAGCAGCACTGGAATACTTGCATCTTATGGGTTTCATTTATCGAGACCTGAAGCCTGAGA ACATTCTCCTGCACCAATCGGGCCATATCATGCTTTCAGACTTCGACTTGTCCAAGCAGTCAGACCCTGGTGGCAAGCCGACCATGATCGTCGGCAAGAACGGAGCCCGCACCGACGCTCTCCCAACTATCGACACTCGGTCATGTATCGCTAACTTCCGCACAAACTCTTTTGTTGGCACAGAAGAGTACATTGCGCCAGAAGTGATTAAGGGCAGCGGTCACACAAGTGCCGTCGATTGGTGGACATTGGGTATCCTCATTTACGAAATGCTTTACGGCACAACACCCTTCAAGGGAAAGAACCGAAATGCAACTTTCGCAAATATCCTTAGAGAGGATATTCCATTCCCCGATCATACTGGTGCACCACAGATCTCCAA CCTCTGCAAGTCTTTGATAAGGAAACTACTCATCAAGGACGAGAATCGACGACTGGGCGCCCGAGCTGGCGCATCAGATATCAAGGCGCATCCATTCTTCAGAACGACACAATGGGCACTCATTCGACACCAAAAACCACCGATTGTTCCTCACGCGGGCCGAGGAGTTGATACAGTCAACTTCCGAAACGTCAAGGAAAGTGAGAGTGTCGACTTGTCAGGATCGAGGGCAATGAACTTAAAGGGAGTCCCGTTAGACAGTGGACTGGCAACTCCTGGTGGTGAGATTGCCGACCCATTCCTCGAGTTCAACAGTGTCACTCTGCATCACGATGGCGACGACGATCATCACCGTTGA
- a CDS encoding related to putative transmembrane protein, whose protein sequence is MSQFEQQQIPAAGQHYSAQNRVPNVRQFMDQLDQNKKARDAEIDEQLKQNKIHGETKDHKNDRAEALRKQKDIRTVRDPVTGKDVGIRDADIDYKEAVENPQLSIPNENLGKPATIATSSKQSGEEYRYAQDVTAPPDPVQEGATSDVPIRSEKTSVVFYKTPSVSYEPMFEILEQRSNVLCIGIFAAIVFIGKMFGGRLLGLIPLGFCVASGVFLWTKDLIRQGRDLEWSSEQERGETATANLIPESVEWMNTMLGVMWGLINPEMFAGVADTLEDVMAASVPGVIENVRVADISQGNNPIRILNMRALPDSHVQDIKDEQHRQNEKTTDPEELAANEQAGSFYNLEVAIAYHAKPSGADIASKARNMGMQLVFYLGIKGLFGVPLPIWVELQGLVATARIRLQLTPDPPFLKTLTFTLMGIPKVQAGCTPMIEKGVNILNLPLISNFVNWAIGAAASMYVAPKSLSLDLSKMLQGDDIKKETLALGVMFVRIHKATGLSKQDQRGSKGGGSDPYITISWSKFSKPQFCTRVIQDDLNPVFEESAGLLVTADLLKADEQLSVELWDSDRSSADDVVGKVELSIQKLIQHPGKMFPQVSKLRGVKADSEMPGELHWEVGFFGKTQFRKALRTDGRDLNLPKALADKPELQENKGAIDTKEEDAVIHTPPDPLWPSGILSIVVHQIVGLELENIKGSNGKRKGREYEPARPEAGEVKEEQAKSLPSSYCTILLNDDLVYKTRTKVVSSQPIFNAGTEKFIRDWRSAIVTVAVRDSRNRQHDPLIGVVPLKVTDILQTSSESTRWYPLDGGIGFGRIRISLLFRSVELRLPPPQLGWDIGTFEFVSDSITTTGYAPSNHAKIRFRTGGSSASIGKSSSSREADGMSFNISGADGNQRVRLPVRHRYSSPIFMEFYPSGKRNPDAYAVLWLLELVDGEETDFDIPVWKCNHSVRLSQNYITEENYKSVPDIEMEQVGRVRFRARFSAGTDSDHIKFASTNDDRETIEAWEACYAEGVRQQDVETEVPPVIQKLHEESLTHGRDVLAQADEKQKQKWLAKDGTDWSGAFGEDPSVLMRKKSNSESSEEYDDFDEDDSDPDLGIQDADTEPTDPSENGRPSVDTTGTNATSATNSSQASSNSKNPIKKIKSYRSDSRDMHRKHRGLMQWRPMRNVQFAKDEAKFAVRKVAKLGALDGRKPDVETEV, encoded by the exons ATGTCGCAGtttgagcagcagcagatccCTGCGGCTGGGCAGCATTACAGCGCCCAGAACCGTGTGCCTAATGTTCGCCAGTTCATGGACCAGTTGGATCAGAATAAGAAGGCCCGTGatgctgagattgacgagCAACTGAAGCAGAACAAGATTCACGGAGAGACAAAGGATCACAAAAATGATAGAGCTGAAGCTCTTCGGAAGCAAAAAGACATCCGCACCGTGCGCGATCCTGTGACAGGAAAGGATGTTGGCATTCGAGATGCCGACATTGATTACAAGGAAGCTGTTGAGAACCCCCAG CTATCAATTCCCAACGAGAACTTAGGAAAGCCTGCCACAATCGCCACCTCGTCGAAACAGTCTGGCGAAGAGTATCGTTACGCCCAAGATGTCACAGCACCTCCTGACCCCGTCCAAGAAGGTGCAACATCAGATGTCCCCATTCGAAGTGAGAAGACATCAGTCGTGTTCTACAAGACTCCTTCTGTCAGCTACGAACCTATGTTCGAGATTCTCGAGCAGCGCAGCAACGTTTTGTGTATCGGTATCTTTGCCGCCATCGTCTTTATTGGAAAGATGTTTGGCGGTCGCCTTCTCGGTCTTATTCCCCTAGGTTTCTGTGTAGCTTCTGGTGTTTTCCTTTGGACAAAAGATTTGATTCGTCAGGGTAGAGATCTCGAATGGTCAAGCGAGCAAGAGCGTGGCGAGACTGCTACCGCAAACTTGATCCCTGAGTCCGTTGAATGGATGAACACCATGCTCGGAGTCATGTGGGGGCTGATCAACCCTGAGATGTTCGCTGGCGTTGCCGATAC TCTCGAAGATGTTATGGCGGCTTCGGTTCCTGGTGTCATTGAGAACGTTCGCGTCGCAGATATCTCCCAGGGTAACAACCCCATTCGCATCCTCAACATGCGTGCTCTTCCGGACTCTCATGTCCAAGACATCAAGGACGAGCAGCACCGACAGAACGAGAAGACTACTGATCCTGAAGAGCTCGCGGCCAATGAGCAAGCTGGCTCGTTCTACAACCTTGAGGTTGCGATCGCCTATCATGCGAAGCCCTCTGGTGCGGATATCGCATCCAAAGCGCGCAACATGGGTATGCAGCTTGTTTTCTACCTGGGTATCAAGGGTCTCTTCGGTGTTCCTTTGCCCATCTGGGTCGAACTTCAAGGCCTTGTTGCGACCGCTCGAATTCGACTCCAATTGACCCCTGACCCTCCCTTCCTCAAGACTCTCACTTTCACGCTTATGGGCATTCCCAAAGTCCAGGCTGGATGTACACCGATGATCGAGAAGGGTGTCAATATTCTCAACCTACCTCTCATCTCCAACTTTGTCAACTGGGCCATTGGTGCTGCCGCTTCAATGTATGTGGCTCCCAAGAGTCTGTCTCTTGATCTTAGCAAGATGCTCCAAggtgatgatatcaagaaggagacatTGGCTCTTGGTGTCATGTTTGTTCGCATTCACAAAGCTACCGGCCTCAGCAAGCAAGATCAGCGTGGAAGCAAGGGTGGCGGCTCCGATCCTTACATCACCATCAGCTGGAGCAAGTTCTCCAAGCCCCAATTCTGTACTCGTGTTATCCAGGACGATCTCAACCCCGTTTTTGAGGAGAGCGCTGGTCTTTTGGTTACtgctgatcttctcaaggctgacGAGCAGCTTTCGGTCGAGCTTTGGGACAGTGATCGATCTTctgctgatgatgtcgtTGGCAAGGTCGAGCTCAGCATTCAGAAACTTATTCAGCACCCCGGCAAGATGTTCCCTCAGGTTTCCAAGCTTCGAGGAGTCAAGGCAGACAGCGAAATGCCCGGAGAGCTCCACTGGGAAGTCGGCTTCTTTGGCAAGACACAATTCCGAAAGGCCCTTCGAACCGATGGTCGGGACCTCAATCTCCCCAAGGCGCTCGCGGACAAGCCTGAGCTTCAAGAGAACAAGGGCGCGATCGAcaccaaggaggaagatgctgtCATTCACACCCCTCCTGACCCATTGTGGCCTTCTGGTATTCTCAGCATCGTCGTCCACCAGATTGTTGGCCTAGAATTGGAAAACATCAAGGGCTCCAATGGAAAGCGAAAGGGTAGAGAGTATGAGCCAGCTCGTCCTGAAGCCGGTGAAGTCAAGGAAGAGCAGGCCAAGTCTCTCCCCAGCTCTTACTGCACCATCCTTCTTAACGACGACCTTGTTTACAAGACCCGAACAAAGGTTGTTTCCTCTCAACCCATCTTCAACGCTGGAACCGAAAAGTTCATTCGAGATTGGCGTTCTGCTATTGTTACCGTTGCAGTCCGTGACTCCCGCAACCGCCAACATGACCCTCTTATTGGTGTTGTCCCTCTCAAGGTCACAGATATCCTTCAAACCAGCAGCGAGTCTACCAGGTGGTACCCTCTCGACGGAGGCATCGGCTTTGGTCGCATTCGTATCTCTTTGTTGTTCCGTTCCGTTGAGCTTCGACTTCCCCCTCCCCAATTGGGTTGGGATATTGGTACCTTTGAGTTCGTGTCTGactccatcaccaccactgGCTATGCTCCTTCGAACCACGCCAAGATTCGCTTCCGTACTGGAGGCTCATCCGCCAGTATTGGAAAAAGCTCATCCTCTCGTGAGGCTGACGGCATGTCATTCAACATCAGTGGTGCCGATGGAAACCAACGTGTTCGCTTACCGGTTCGACATCGCTACAGCTCGCCCATCTTCATGGAATTCTACCCAAGTGGAAAGCGAAACCCCGATGCCTATGCTGTTCTCTGGCTCCtggagcttgttgatggtgaagagacTGACTTTGATATCCCTGTTTGGAAGTGCAACCACAGCGTGCGACTTTCTCAGAACTACATTACCGAAGAAAATTACAAGTCTGTTCCCGATATCGAGATGGAGCAGGTTGGTAGAGTTCGGTTCCGAGCTCGATTTTCTGCTGGAACGGATTCCGATCATATCAAGTTTGCCAGCACAAACGACGACCGTGAAACAATCGAGGCTTGGGAAGCTTGCTACGCAGAGGGTGTGCGTCAGCAGGATGTTGAGACGGAGGTTCCTCCTGTGATCCAGAAACTTCACGAAGAGTCTCTGACTCATGGCCGTGACGTTCTCGCGCAAGCCgacgagaagcagaagcagaagtgGCTTGCCAAGGACGGCACCGATTGGAGCGGTGCATTTGGCGAAGATCCTTCTGTGTTGATGcgcaagaagagcaacagcGAGTCCAGCGAGGAATACGAcgactttgatgaggatgactccGATCCTGATCTTGGTATTCAAGATGCCGACACTGAGCCCACAGATCCCTCTGAGAACGGGCGCCCTTCAGTTGATACAACCGGCACCAACGCAACGAGCGCTACGAACAGTTCCCAGGCTAGCTCCAACAGTAAGAACCCCATCAAGAAGATTAAGTCATACCGATCCGACAGCCGCGATATGCATCGCAAACATCGAGGTCTTATGCAATGGCGACCCATGCGCAACGTGCAGTTTGCCAAGGACGAAGCCAAGTTTGCAGTTCGAAAGGTAGCTAAGCTTGGAGCCCTAGATGGCCGAAAGCCTGACGTCGAGACTGAGGTTTAA
- a CDS encoding related to novobiocin biosynthesis protein novR, with the protein MSPSATTASPTGQSILNTAKAQDGKVKRIHKIPEFPTKEATRQWQLGQMAAAFRVFAKLGYADGSSGHISLRDPVEPETFWINPYGVHFGLLTVSDMVHIDENGNRIGGAEKPVNTAGFIIHAAIHKRRPDINAACHLHSPYGRAWSTFGKPIEMINQDSCMFYNDLAVYANFGGVVFAKEEGNRLADALGATKKNIILQNHGLLTSGSTIGEAAAFFIALERACQAQLLVEAAVAPNGSQLKKSIVSDEEAQYTKDNTGSPEAMYMQFEPEYQMLLKESKGDFLQ; encoded by the exons ATGTCGCCATCTGCCACCACAGCTAGCCCAACAGGCCAATCCATCCTAAACACAGCAAAGGCCCAAGATGGCAAAGTGAAACGCATCCACAAGATTCCAGAGTTTCCCACCAAAGAAGCTACGAGACAATGGCAACTGGGACAAATGGCTGCAGCATTTCGTGTGTTTGCCAAACTTGGCTATGCTGATGGAAGCAGTGGCCATATTAGTTTGAGAG ATCCTGTTGAGCCAGAAACCTTCTGGATCAATCCATATGGGGTTCACTTCGGATTATTGACCGTCTCTGATATGGTTCacattgatgagaatggcaatcGTATCGGAGGTGCAGAGAAGCCTGTTAACACAGCTGGGTTCATCATTCACGCAGCCATTCACAAGCGCCGTCCAGACATCAACGCTGCTTGTCATCTTCACAGTCCATACGGCCGGGCCTGGTCAACCTTCGGCAAGCCTATCGAGATGATCAATCAAGACAGCTGTATGTTCTACAATGATCTTGCAGTCTATGCCAATTTCGGGGGAGTCGTTTTCGCCAAGGAAGAAGGCAATAGGCTTGCTGATGCTCTTGGAGCTACTAAGAAGAACATTATTTTGCAGAATCACGGCCTTCTCACTTCGGGGAGCACCATTGGTGAAGCAGCTGcgttcttcatcgccttggAGCGAGCATGTCAAGCACAATTGCTTGTAGAAGCTGCTGTGGCTCCCAACGGATCTCAGCTCAAGAAGTCTATCGTGAGTGATGAGGAGGCGCAGTATACAAAAGACAACACAGGAAGTCCTGAGGCGATGTATATGCAGTTTGAGCCCGAGTATCAGATGCTTCTCAAGGAGTCGAAGGGTGATTTCTTGCAATAA